One region of Zingiber officinale cultivar Zhangliang chromosome 7B, Zo_v1.1, whole genome shotgun sequence genomic DNA includes:
- the LOC122005421 gene encoding chaperone protein dnaJ 20, chloroplastic-like — MAAFALSSPSNSLYRSSFSPIPTKTASAPRFRVSASAAAAIAAPEAPATMYDLLSVSHTAGASEIRAAYRRLALRWHPDACRSAGEERFYAERFIEAREAYEVLSDPASRRSYDLALSGDRWAAAVGAGPAFREGRGRRREASVTVFGNWDAQLDGLRRRSAVTEADGEETWGGRVRRATRGAAETAV; from the coding sequence ATGGCAGCTTTTGCTCTTTCGTCTCCCTCTAATTCCTTGTACAGATCTTCCTTCTCTCCGATCCCCACCAAAACAGCATCCGCTCCTCGATTCAGGGTCTCTGCCTCGGCCGCAGCGGCCATCGCCGCCCCGGAGGCGCCGGCCACCATGTACGACCTGCTCTCGGTGTCACACACCGCTGGCGCCAGCGAGATCCGCGCGGCGTACCGGCGGCTGGCCCTGCGGTGGCACCCGGACGCGTGCCGCTCGGCGGGGGAGGAGCGCTTCTACGCGGAGCGCTTCATCGAGGCGCGGGAGGCCTATGAGGTGCTCTCCGACCCCGCCAGCCGCCGCAGCTACGACCTCGCGCTCTCCGGCGACCGCTGGGCCGCAGCGGTCGGCGCTGGCCCGGCCTTCCGCGAGGGCCGCGGTCGGCGGCGAGAGGCCAGCGTGACGGTGTTCGGGAATTGGGACGCGCAGCTGGACGGGCTCCGACGGCGATCGGCCGTGACGGAGGCCGACGGGGAGGAGACTTGGGGTGGCCGCGTAAGGAGGGCCACCCGCGGCGCCGCGGAGACCGCTGTCTAA